A portion of the Oscillospiraceae bacterium genome contains these proteins:
- a CDS encoding phage terminase large subunit has protein sequence MDRAKGRPIVWRPQPRQAAFMARGEDEALYGGAAGGGKSDALVIEALRQVDVPNYRALILRKTFPQLRELIDKTMQYYKPVFPAARYNSSTHCWTFPSGAKIYFGSMFRTQDKYNYQGQQFDYIGVDELTHFTWEEYSYLMSRNRPSGPGTQVYIRATANPGGIGHGWVKARFITPAPPGTRMVQLVDVKKPDGSVEKLRRTRIFIPSTIFDNPALLKNDPGYLNNLASLPEAEKQALLYGSWDSFSGQVFTEWRNDPDHYEDQRWTHVIKPFRIPAHWKIWRGYDFGYAKPFSVGWYAADEEGRLYRIKELYGCTGTPNEGTKVNPVEQARMIKEAEENDPMLRGRHIQGVADPAIFNESQGESIAAMQEKHPNYIFWAPGDHTRLAGKMQFHYRLAFDAEGRPMFQVFDTCKHFIRTIPNLVYDESNVEDIDTTQEDHIYDECRYVLMENPISPRKTESVPMLKDDPLDMDVRKSPTRVMRI, from the coding sequence ATGGACCGGGCTAAGGGCAGACCCATCGTATGGAGACCACAGCCGAGGCAGGCGGCCTTTATGGCACGCGGCGAGGATGAGGCGCTGTACGGCGGAGCAGCCGGAGGCGGGAAGAGCGACGCGCTGGTGATCGAGGCGCTGCGGCAGGTGGACGTGCCCAACTACAGGGCACTGATCCTGCGCAAGACCTTCCCACAGCTGCGGGAGCTGATCGACAAGACCATGCAGTACTACAAGCCAGTATTCCCGGCGGCGCGGTACAACAGCAGCACACACTGCTGGACGTTTCCGTCGGGGGCAAAGATCTATTTCGGCAGCATGTTCCGCACGCAGGACAAGTACAACTACCAGGGCCAGCAGTTTGACTACATCGGGGTGGACGAGCTGACACACTTTACATGGGAGGAGTACAGCTACCTGATGAGCCGCAACCGACCGAGCGGGCCGGGCACACAGGTGTACATCCGGGCCACGGCAAACCCCGGCGGCATCGGACACGGATGGGTGAAGGCGCGGTTTATCACACCGGCACCACCGGGCACCCGGATGGTGCAGCTGGTGGATGTGAAGAAGCCGGACGGCAGCGTGGAAAAGCTGCGGCGCACCCGCATCTTTATCCCATCGACCATCTTTGACAACCCGGCGCTGCTGAAGAACGACCCGGGGTATTTGAACAACCTGGCCAGCCTGCCGGAGGCGGAGAAGCAGGCGCTTTTGTACGGCAGCTGGGACAGCTTTAGCGGGCAGGTGTTCACCGAATGGCGCAACGACCCGGACCACTACGAGGACCAGAGATGGACCCACGTCATCAAGCCGTTCCGCATCCCGGCGCACTGGAAGATCTGGCGCGGGTACGACTTTGGCTATGCAAAGCCGTTTTCGGTGGGATGGTACGCGGCGGACGAAGAGGGCAGGCTGTACCGCATCAAGGAGCTGTACGGCTGCACCGGGACGCCCAACGAGGGAACGAAAGTCAACCCGGTGGAGCAGGCGCGGATGATCAAAGAGGCGGAGGAAAACGACCCGATGCTGCGGGGCCGACACATCCAGGGCGTGGCGGACCCGGCGATCTTCAACGAGAGCCAGGGCGAGAGCATTGCCGCCATGCAGGAAAAGCACCCGAACTATATTTTCTGGGCACCGGGCGACCACACCCGGCTGGCGGGTAAGATGCAGTTCCATTACCGGCTGGCCTTTGACGCCGAGGGCCGGCCGATGTTCCAGGTATTCGATACCTGCAAGCATTTTATCCGGACCATCCCGAACCTGGTGTACGACGAGAGCAACGTGGAGGACATCGACACCACACAGGAAGACCACATTTACGACGAGTGCCGGTATGTGCTGATGGAAAACCCCATCAGCCCGCGCAAGACCGAGAGCGTGCCGATGCTGAAGGATGACCCGCTGGACATGGACGTGCGCAAGAGCCCCACAAGGGTGATGAGGATTTGA
- a CDS encoding SqdX protein produces MTKQQKKDVRKGLRRYGRAMEAAEDTPDELTQAWGRVIGKALDYYDEADPVCAGILVRRYMAGEKEWDVVEALHIGRTTYYRKELEALSTVGLFAAREGLV; encoded by the coding sequence GTGACAAAACAGCAGAAAAAGGACGTGCGGAAAGGACTGCGGCGATATGGCAGGGCGATGGAAGCGGCCGAAGACACCCCGGACGAGCTGACGCAGGCCTGGGGCCGGGTGATCGGGAAGGCGCTGGACTACTATGACGAGGCGGACCCGGTGTGCGCCGGGATCCTTGTGCGGCGGTACATGGCCGGAGAAAAAGAGTGGGACGTGGTGGAGGCGCTGCACATCGGGCGGACGACCTACTACCGCAAGGAGCTGGAGGCGTTGAGCACGGTGGGACTTTTTGCCGCACGGGAGGGGCTGGTGTAG
- a CDS encoding helix-turn-helix domain-containing protein, translated as MKRTVTRAKVWDARQLPAYLTPAEYAALIGVCPKTVQRMCRMGMLPATKVGPKLWRIDKNAALEKMKKPAGAENTGGLRVKAI; from the coding sequence ATGAAAAGGACAGTCACAAGGGCAAAGGTCTGGGACGCGCGGCAGCTGCCCGCGTACCTGACCCCGGCCGAGTACGCCGCACTGATCGGCGTGTGCCCCAAGACGGTGCAGCGCATGTGCCGGATGGGAATGCTGCCCGCCACTAAGGTGGGCCCCAAGCTCTGGCGCATTGACAAGAACGCCGCGCTGGAGAAAATGAAAAAGCCCGCCGGTGCTGAGAACACCGGCGGGCTCCGAGTGAAAGCGATCTGA
- a CDS encoding DUF3846 domain-containing protein, producing MERYMILIRADGTGRLIRCDDGDTCKLETLQQLVGGLIETADSCLEPGWAREPVDSIKLIVNEEGLLQELPVNWKAMNLYQYGYMSGIVGTAVLAAARGDELIGFAKPVCETICAEWGIRLGGEDA from the coding sequence ATGGAACGATACATGATCCTGATCCGAGCAGACGGCACGGGCCGCCTGATCCGGTGCGACGACGGAGACACCTGCAAGCTGGAGACGCTCCAGCAGCTGGTGGGCGGCCTGATCGAGACAGCAGACAGCTGCCTGGAACCAGGCTGGGCCCGGGAGCCGGTGGACAGCATCAAGCTGATCGTGAACGAGGAAGGCCTGCTGCAGGAGCTGCCGGTAAACTGGAAGGCGATGAATCTGTACCAGTACGGCTATATGAGCGGCATCGTGGGAACGGCAGTGCTGGCGGCTGCACGCGGGGATGAGCTGATCGGCTTTGCAAAGCCGGTGTGCGAGACCATCTGCGCCGAGTGGGGTATCCGACTGGGAGGTGAGGACGCATGA
- a CDS encoding helix-turn-helix transcriptional regulator: MSEICDRIKEVRKANNLTMEQFGKRIGLSKSAISLIEKGTNGTTDQTIQSICREFGISESWLRTGDGPMLDDTADSILDRLAAEYHLDDRKCAILTAFLKLSSADQDAVLRYISGVAAELSAQKPDPLDIDAEVEAYRQELLAQKKAEADASASAGSANAV, encoded by the coding sequence ATGTCTGAAATTTGCGACCGCATCAAGGAAGTCCGCAAGGCGAATAACCTTACCATGGAGCAGTTCGGCAAAAGGATCGGGTTAAGTAAATCTGCTATCAGCCTGATTGAAAAAGGGACCAACGGCACCACGGACCAGACCATCCAGTCTATCTGCCGGGAGTTCGGGATCTCCGAATCCTGGCTCCGCACCGGGGACGGCCCCATGCTGGATGATACCGCTGATTCCATCCTGGACCGCCTGGCTGCCGAGTATCACCTGGACGACCGAAAGTGTGCCATCCTCACGGCCTTCCTGAAGCTCAGTTCCGCTGACCAGGACGCTGTGCTCCGCTACATCTCCGGTGTAGCCGCTGAGCTCAGTGCCCAAAAGCCCGACCCTCTGGACATCGACGCCGAGGTAGAGGCCTACCGCCAGGAGCTCCTGGCTCAGAAAAAAGCGGAGGCCGATGCATCAGCATCCGCTGGCTCCGCCAACGCAGTGTAA
- a CDS encoding DUF4231 domain-containing protein — protein MFGFRHSKEPPYLPREVEPGNIESYIQNRLDDQIMWYDQKAQQAQNTYKRMQFFELIVAAAIPLLANYTVSCPAIAFIVGLLGAIVTVIEGTERLGRYHENWIEYRSACETLKHEKNLYLMGAFPYGTDETAEQLFVHNIENLLSSEGNKWKSSNSAVLSPKEKSQSGTGS, from the coding sequence ATGTTTGGTTTCAGGCATTCAAAAGAGCCGCCGTATCTTCCCAGGGAAGTCGAGCCCGGCAACATCGAAAGCTATATCCAAAACCGTCTGGATGACCAGATCATGTGGTACGATCAGAAGGCGCAGCAGGCGCAGAATACTTATAAGCGGATGCAGTTTTTTGAGCTGATCGTTGCCGCTGCCATTCCTCTGCTGGCCAATTATACCGTCAGCTGTCCCGCCATTGCCTTCATCGTCGGGCTTCTGGGTGCCATCGTCACCGTGATCGAGGGCACCGAACGCCTTGGCCGCTATCACGAAAACTGGATTGAGTACCGTTCCGCCTGCGAAACGCTCAAGCACGAGAAAAATCTTTACCTCATGGGCGCGTTCCCCTACGGCACCGACGAAACCGCCGAGCAGCTCTTCGTGCACAACATCGAAAATCTGCTTTCTTCTGAGGGCAACAAGTGGAAGTCCTCAAATTCCGCAGTGCTTTCCCCAAAGGAAAAATCTCAGTCCGGCACCGGCTCATAG
- a CDS encoding PGDYG domain-containing protein gives MKFRKKPVVVDAYQTDREMNIETLEGVMHAEPGDWIITGVNGERYPCKPDIFEKTYEPVPD, from the coding sequence ATGAAATTCAGAAAAAAGCCGGTGGTCGTAGATGCATACCAAACCGACCGGGAAATGAACATTGAAACACTGGAAGGTGTGATGCATGCGGAACCGGGAGACTGGATCATCACGGGCGTAAACGGAGAACGTTATCCGTGCAAGCCGGATATCTTTGAAAAAACCTATGAGCCGGTGCCGGACTGA
- a CDS encoding TIR domain-containing protein produces MPALYPYRIFISHAWKYGDEYSRIVSMLDNASYFSYYNYSAPQEKPLQLSSACATDAEIGRAITAKIKNAQVVLVIGGMYNLYHKWMQYEADEALRMGKPIIAIMPRGGVYMPVELQAKATTQVGWSSVSIVNAIRALA; encoded by the coding sequence ATGCCTGCTTTATACCCTTATCGCATTTTCATCAGCCACGCATGGAAATACGGCGATGAATACAGCCGCATCGTCTCCATGCTGGACAATGCGTCTTACTTTTCTTACTACAATTACTCTGCCCCGCAGGAAAAGCCCCTGCAGCTTTCCTCTGCCTGCGCCACCGATGCCGAGATCGGCCGTGCCATCACCGCAAAGATCAAAAACGCGCAGGTCGTTCTCGTGATCGGCGGTATGTACAACTTGTATCACAAATGGATGCAGTACGAAGCAGACGAAGCCCTGCGCATGGGCAAGCCCATCATCGCTATCATGCCCCGCGGCGGAGTTTATATGCCCGTCGAGCTTCAGGCAAAGGCGACCACACAGGTCGGCTGGAGCTCCGTTTCTATTGTAAATGCAATTCGTGCTCTTGCCTGA
- a CDS encoding site-specific integrase yields the protein MAANKKGTDGRYRYRVNIGKDADGKPKYKNFYGTTAREARAAAEAYRISLGKGADPSQMDATLATLYDNLIAAKRAKGIGQKSLDRYEDNKNHWGPLLNRPAASLRSADFQQVLNALADWHDGQPPLSHYTLSNLRSSAKAVYDLAIPEVVQYNPIPKTTCPAGTPPEVREPITEEQQRWIRETPHKAQRAAMLMLYSGLRRSEATALTWADVDLQDATITVNNGYDFRAKRSKSPKTAAGVRVVNIPKVLVDYLRTQQDGCLYVLHNDKGKRMTEQGWKRLWQSYMCDLNIKYGHQGAVNKHDPAGVPMVIDTFTPHQLRHTFCTLMYFAGVDVMTARDQMGHKDISVTLGIYTSLDKKFKKKKINRLDSYLKKTC from the coding sequence ATGGCAGCCAACAAAAAAGGAACAGACGGCCGCTACCGCTACCGGGTCAACATCGGCAAGGATGCCGACGGGAAGCCAAAATATAAGAACTTCTACGGCACGACGGCCCGCGAGGCCCGTGCCGCTGCGGAAGCCTACCGTATCTCCCTCGGCAAGGGCGCAGATCCGTCCCAGATGGACGCCACCCTTGCCACCCTGTATGACAACCTTATTGCGGCCAAGCGGGCAAAGGGCATCGGCCAGAAGAGCCTTGACCGCTACGAGGACAACAAAAATCACTGGGGCCCATTGCTGAACCGGCCTGCTGCATCCCTGCGCAGTGCCGACTTCCAACAGGTGCTCAATGCCTTGGCCGACTGGCACGATGGCCAGCCCCCGCTGTCCCACTATACGCTGTCCAACCTGCGCAGCAGTGCAAAGGCCGTCTACGACCTTGCGATCCCGGAGGTGGTACAGTACAACCCCATCCCTAAGACCACCTGCCCGGCAGGCACACCGCCGGAAGTCCGCGAGCCCATCACCGAGGAACAGCAGCGCTGGATCCGTGAGACACCCCACAAGGCCCAGCGCGCCGCCATGCTGATGCTTTACTCTGGCCTGCGCCGCAGTGAGGCCACAGCCCTGACCTGGGCAGACGTAGACCTGCAGGACGCAACGATCACGGTAAACAACGGCTATGACTTCCGTGCCAAGCGCAGCAAGTCCCCCAAGACCGCCGCCGGTGTCCGTGTGGTCAACATCCCGAAGGTGCTGGTGGACTATCTCCGGACGCAGCAGGACGGCTGCCTGTATGTGCTGCACAACGACAAAGGCAAGCGCATGACCGAGCAGGGCTGGAAGCGGCTGTGGCAAAGCTATATGTGTGACCTGAACATCAAGTACGGGCATCAGGGGGCCGTAAACAAGCACGACCCCGCCGGTGTGCCGATGGTCATCGACACCTTCACCCCGCACCAGCTGCGCCACACCTTCTGCACCCTGATGTACTTTGCCGGTGTGGACGTCATGACCGCCCGCGATCAGATGGGCCACAAGGACATCAGCGTCACCCTCGGCATCTATACGTCGCTGGATAAAAAGTTCAAGAAAAAGAAAATCAACCGGCTGGATTCCTACCTGAAAAAGACGTGCTGA
- a CDS encoding YabP/YqfC family sporulation protein, with protein MSPAHRAPFSLRRWLALLFRQPPQGLYRRPCLYQSGDRMEIEHYEAILAYDETRLRLQLPRGQLTIYGERLQIETLTARRITLRGCFVRTDYTTEHTATGQRPTGHLPDRRPSWNPFVSGPR; from the coding sequence ATGAGTCCTGCGCACCGCGCGCCTTTTTCGCTGCGGCGCTGGCTGGCCCTTTTGTTCCGGCAGCCGCCGCAGGGGCTGTACCGCCGCCCCTGCCTGTACCAGAGCGGCGACCGGATGGAGATCGAGCATTATGAAGCCATCCTCGCCTACGATGAGACCCGCCTGCGGCTCCAACTGCCACGCGGGCAGCTGACCATTTACGGAGAGCGGTTACAAATCGAAACGCTCACCGCCCGGCGCATCACGCTGCGGGGCTGCTTCGTCCGCACAGACTACACCACGGAGCACACCGCCACAGGGCAGCGCCCTACCGGGCATCTGCCGGACAGGAGGCCGTCATGGAACCCGTTCGTCTCTGGGCCGCGGTAG
- a CDS encoding sporulation protein YqfD: MEPVRLWAAVEFTAQSGSTDALLGHAAQEGLHLTRIVPLPGGFRARCAAWHYRPLAALARQGHVRLQVEKRLGLFFRLRPLLRRTGLWAGLALFIPLLLWSQQFVWAVDTSTLTRGQAARAFAVLRQADLAPGAAATEAKRTAGEYALLESGEFSWASLNFAKGRLEVRAAAAVPKPAIAAGTLHGLRARCAGVVTKTNLTSGTMLVVPGQAVEAGQGLIGTARQERDGALIFAPAAGTVRAQLEWSDAQSVPLEETVLQPTGRSTVRYRLSAAGQNWTLPSVQPPEQTLERTRHLQPELLGLPLPCSVEETTFYEQQPQLLRRTEAQSLALARLHSLQALYTAFPDAVLVARKEDTTCTDTTLEYTAVYTLEADICTQNDPGS, encoded by the coding sequence ATGGAACCCGTTCGTCTCTGGGCCGCGGTAGAATTCACCGCGCAAAGCGGCAGCACCGACGCCCTGCTGGGCCATGCCGCACAGGAAGGGCTGCACCTGACCCGCATTGTACCGCTGCCCGGCGGATTCCGGGCGCGCTGTGCCGCCTGGCATTACCGCCCGTTGGCCGCTCTGGCCCGGCAGGGGCATGTGCGTCTGCAGGTAGAAAAGCGTCTGGGGCTGTTTTTTCGGCTGCGTCCGCTGCTGCGCCGCACCGGGCTGTGGGCCGGGCTGGCGCTGTTTATTCCGCTGCTGCTGTGGAGCCAGCAGTTCGTCTGGGCTGTGGACACCAGCACCCTCACCCGCGGACAGGCCGCCCGGGCCTTTGCCGTACTGCGGCAGGCAGACCTCGCCCCGGGGGCTGCCGCCACCGAAGCCAAGCGCACCGCCGGGGAGTATGCCCTGCTGGAAAGCGGCGAGTTTTCCTGGGCCAGTCTCAATTTTGCCAAAGGGCGGCTGGAAGTCCGCGCCGCCGCTGCAGTGCCCAAGCCCGCCATTGCGGCCGGGACCCTGCACGGCCTGCGCGCCCGGTGCGCCGGTGTGGTCACCAAGACCAACCTGACCAGCGGCACGATGCTGGTGGTGCCCGGGCAGGCCGTGGAGGCTGGACAGGGGCTGATCGGCACGGCGCGGCAGGAGCGGGACGGTGCACTGATCTTTGCCCCGGCAGCGGGCACCGTGCGGGCACAACTGGAGTGGAGTGATGCTCAGTCCGTTCCGCTGGAAGAGACCGTTTTACAGCCGACCGGGCGCTCCACCGTGCGGTACCGGCTGAGCGCTGCCGGGCAGAACTGGACCCTGCCCAGTGTTCAGCCGCCGGAACAGACACTGGAGCGCACCCGGCACCTCCAACCCGAGCTGCTGGGGCTGCCGCTTCCCTGCTCCGTGGAGGAAACCACCTTCTACGAGCAGCAGCCGCAACTTCTGCGCCGCACCGAAGCCCAGTCGCTGGCACTGGCGCGGCTGCACAGCCTGCAGGCGCTGTACACGGCATTCCCGGATGCCGTGTTGGTTGCCCGGAAGGAGGACACCACCTGCACGGACACCACGCTGGAATACACCGCCGTCTACACGCTGGAAGCCGACATCTGCACGCAAAACGACCCCGGCAGCTGA
- the hslO gene encoding Hsp33 family molecular chaperone HslO translates to MANLIRGLSENGGVVFCGVDSTELVRRAEQLHTTSATCSAALGRLLTGASLMGSMLKDDGDKVTLRVQGGGPAGVLIACTDGTGNVKGCIDNPLVELPPKADGHLDVGGAVGRSGVLTVIRDNRLQKEPTVGQVPLVSGEIAEDLTRYYATSEQIPTVCALGVLVDKDLSILCAGGYLLQLLPGATDAEIDTLEKNIAAMPSVTEMLRAGKTPKDMMELAMAGFAPQVLDERTVGYQCDCSEERTKGMLLSLGRRELVKMRDEDPHCEVVCHFCHSRYQYDLNDLIAEYDAQAAQRAAEEAVQNTNA, encoded by the coding sequence ATGGCAAACCTGATCCGCGGCCTGTCGGAAAACGGCGGCGTCGTGTTCTGCGGTGTGGATTCCACCGAACTTGTGCGCCGCGCCGAGCAGCTGCACACCACCAGTGCCACCTGCAGCGCGGCATTGGGCCGCCTGCTCACGGGTGCATCGCTCATGGGCTCCATGCTCAAGGATGACGGCGACAAGGTCACTCTGCGGGTGCAGGGCGGCGGCCCGGCCGGTGTGCTCATTGCCTGCACCGACGGCACGGGCAACGTCAAAGGCTGCATCGACAACCCGCTGGTGGAGCTGCCCCCGAAGGCCGACGGCCATCTGGACGTGGGCGGTGCAGTGGGCCGCAGCGGTGTGCTCACGGTCATCCGGGACAACCGGCTGCAGAAGGAGCCCACCGTCGGCCAGGTGCCGCTGGTGTCCGGCGAGATCGCCGAGGACTTGACCCGTTACTATGCTACCAGTGAGCAGATCCCCACCGTGTGCGCCCTGGGCGTGCTGGTGGACAAGGACTTGTCCATCCTGTGCGCGGGCGGCTACCTGCTGCAGCTGCTGCCCGGCGCAACGGATGCCGAGATCGACACATTGGAAAAGAACATTGCGGCCATGCCCTCGGTCACCGAGATGCTGCGCGCCGGCAAGACCCCCAAGGACATGATGGAGCTGGCCATGGCCGGTTTTGCCCCGCAGGTGCTGGATGAGCGCACGGTGGGCTACCAGTGCGACTGCAGCGAGGAACGCACCAAGGGGATGCTGCTGAGCCTGGGCCGCCGGGAACTGGTAAAGATGCGGGACGAGGACCCGCACTGCGAAGTGGTGTGCCACTTCTGCCACAGCCGGTATCAGTACGACCTGAACGACCTGATCGCTGAATACGACGCACAGGCCGCCCAGCGTGCCGCAGAAGAAGCGGTACAGAACACCAACGCTTGA
- a CDS encoding methyltransferase domain-containing protein, with amino-acid sequence MAYNEFAYFYDEFNGEADYDALYAHIHEKLEAHGIRDGIVADLGCGTGELTLMLTQAGYDMIGIDQSEEMLCVVRDKAEQLGLSGRLLLLRQDLLKLDLYGTIRAAVSTFDTFNHIPDLDTAIANAGFFMEKGGVFLFDMNTPYKHQNVLGENEFTFEEEDASCVWRNHYNAADRKVEITVDIDYHETGEHFHEAFCEYTYDLDTIRATLEKHGFALESVCDGETFGPLTGDSQRYFFCAVKQYTQLEG; translated from the coding sequence ATGGCGTACAACGAATTTGCCTATTTTTACGATGAATTCAACGGTGAAGCCGACTACGATGCCTTGTATGCCCACATCCACGAAAAGCTGGAAGCCCACGGCATCCGGGACGGCATCGTGGCAGATCTGGGCTGCGGTACCGGGGAACTGACCCTGATGCTGACCCAGGCGGGCTACGATATGATCGGCATCGACCAGTCGGAGGAGATGCTCTGCGTGGTGCGTGACAAAGCCGAACAGCTGGGCCTTTCCGGCCGGCTGCTGCTGCTGCGGCAGGACCTGCTGAAGCTGGACCTGTACGGCACCATCCGGGCGGCGGTGTCAACCTTTGACACCTTCAACCACATCCCGGATCTGGACACGGCCATTGCGAATGCCGGGTTCTTTATGGAAAAGGGCGGCGTGTTTCTGTTTGACATGAATACCCCCTACAAGCACCAGAACGTGCTGGGCGAAAACGAATTCACCTTTGAGGAAGAGGACGCTTCCTGTGTGTGGCGCAACCACTACAATGCCGCCGACCGGAAGGTGGAGATCACCGTGGACATCGACTACCACGAGACGGGTGAGCACTTCCACGAGGCTTTCTGCGAGTACACCTACGACCTTGACACCATCCGTGCCACGCTGGAAAAGCACGGCTTTGCGCTGGAAAGCGTCTGCGACGGCGAGACCTTCGGCCCCCTGACCGGGGACAGCCAGCGCTATTTCTTCTGCGCAGTCAAGCAGTATACACAATTGGAGGGATAA